One genomic region from Actinocatenispora thailandica encodes:
- a CDS encoding MFS transporter has product MSTGTTTAPPGAPARLPSRLVGSIAFGTLLQALNSSMIAVALVGIRTDFHAGADASWLVSALYLATAVGAPTMGRLADLIGPRRVFLAGLLLVAVASVAAPFAPTLGVLIGCRVLLGLGTAAQYPAGIAMVRMAAARGAPPGAGATGRAPRGVRAASALGILSVCSQTAVAFGPTLGGALVGGFGWQSIFLVNLPFVAIGAVCVGRWGPAGTPRATHRPAGAAALRRLDPAGLALFAATMTALMLFLLSLASAPRWWLLPVVLALGAALVGHELRAAEPFLDVRLLGRNRALTGTYLRTALTYVAFYAIFYGVPSWLEQGRGLSAAGAGLVVLPIAGLGVFMTLVATRLVRTRGPRLPLLFGSLGLLVGGVVLATVVHAATPVLALLAVSAVLGLPNGFNNMGNQTSMYAAAPADATGAASGLYRTSQYVGANLAAALIELLSAGVAPDTGLHRLGVAVAGIAAVLLLGSLRRRR; this is encoded by the coding sequence ATGAGCACCGGCACCACCACCGCACCGCCGGGCGCGCCGGCCCGATTACCGAGCCGGCTGGTCGGCTCGATCGCGTTCGGCACCCTGCTGCAGGCGCTGAACTCGTCGATGATCGCGGTCGCGCTGGTCGGCATCCGCACCGACTTCCACGCCGGCGCCGACGCCTCCTGGCTGGTCTCCGCGCTGTACCTGGCGACGGCGGTCGGCGCACCCACGATGGGGCGGCTGGCCGACCTGATCGGTCCGCGGCGGGTGTTCCTGGCCGGGCTGCTGCTGGTGGCGGTGGCGTCGGTGGCCGCACCGTTCGCGCCGACCCTGGGCGTCCTGATCGGCTGCCGGGTGCTGCTGGGCCTCGGCACCGCGGCGCAGTATCCGGCGGGCATCGCGATGGTACGGATGGCCGCCGCGCGCGGCGCGCCGCCCGGCGCCGGGGCCACCGGCCGGGCACCCCGGGGCGTTCGGGCGGCGAGCGCGCTGGGCATCCTGTCGGTCTGCTCGCAGACGGCGGTGGCGTTCGGTCCGACGCTGGGCGGTGCCCTGGTCGGCGGGTTCGGCTGGCAGTCCATCTTCCTGGTGAACCTGCCGTTCGTGGCGATCGGCGCGGTGTGCGTCGGACGCTGGGGCCCCGCTGGTACGCCCCGGGCCACGCACCGCCCGGCCGGGGCGGCGGCACTGCGCCGGCTCGATCCGGCCGGGCTCGCACTGTTCGCGGCGACGATGACGGCGCTGATGCTGTTCCTGCTGTCGCTCGCGTCCGCGCCGCGCTGGTGGCTGCTGCCGGTGGTGCTCGCGCTGGGCGCCGCCCTGGTCGGGCACGAGCTGCGCGCCGCCGAACCGTTCCTGGACGTCCGGCTGCTGGGCCGCAACCGGGCGCTGACCGGCACCTACCTGCGCACCGCGCTCACCTACGTCGCGTTCTACGCGATCTTCTACGGGGTGCCCTCCTGGCTGGAGCAGGGTCGCGGGTTGTCCGCCGCCGGGGCCGGCCTGGTGGTGCTGCCGATCGCCGGCCTCGGCGTGTTCATGACGCTGGTGGCCACCCGGCTGGTCCGCACTCGCGGTCCGCGGCTGCCGCTGCTGTTCGGCTCGCTCGGGCTGCTCGTCGGGGGCGTGGTCCTCGCGACCGTGGTGCACGCCGCGACGCCGGTGCTGGCGTTGCTCGCGGTCAGCGCGGTGCTCGGCCTGCCGAACGGCTTCAACAACATGGGCAACCAGACCTCCATGTACGCCGCCGCGCCCGCCGACGCCACCGGTGCCGCGTCCGGGCTGTACCGGACCTCGCAGTACGTGGGGGCCAACCTGGCCGCGGCGCTGATCGAGCTGCTGTCCGCCGGGGTGGCTCCGGACACCGGCCTGCACCGGCTGGGTGTGGCGGTCGCCGGCATCGCCGCGGTACTGCTGCTCGGCAGCCTGCGCCGCCGGCGCTGA
- a CDS encoding MarR family winged helix-turn-helix transcriptional regulator: MSGTQVTSGVARDANELRLSVMRLVRRLRAERPASGLSLTRVNVLGRLDREGPATMSDLAAAEGITPQSMARTVGELVDAGLLTRRADPDDGRRQLLDVTPAARRLLAEDRSRRDSWLAVALTERLSAEERAMLRIAGRLLDRLAEG; the protein is encoded by the coding sequence ATGAGCGGAACGCAGGTGACGTCCGGCGTGGCCCGCGACGCGAACGAGCTGCGGCTGTCGGTGATGCGCCTGGTGCGCCGGCTGCGGGCCGAGCGGCCGGCGAGCGGGCTGAGCCTGACCCGGGTCAACGTGCTCGGCCGGCTCGACCGGGAGGGCCCGGCGACCATGTCCGACCTCGCCGCCGCCGAGGGGATCACCCCGCAGTCGATGGCCCGTACCGTCGGCGAACTGGTCGACGCGGGACTGCTGACCCGCCGGGCCGACCCGGACGACGGCCGGCGACAGCTGCTCGACGTGACCCCGGCGGCCCGCCGGCTGCTCGCCGAGGACCGGTCCCGCCGGGACAGCTGGCTCGCCGTCGCGCTGACCGAACGGCTGTCCGCCGAGGAACGGGCCATGCTGCGGATCGCCGGCCGGCTGCTCGACCGGCTGGCCGAGGGCTGA